One Anaerobranca gottschalkii DSM 13577 genomic window carries:
- a CDS encoding UvrD-helicase domain-containing protein, protein MEFNPEQKQAIESKKRQILISAGAGSGKTRVLTERFFYLCNKKLEEKLSGKEEPIGAEVKEIVAITFTEKAAREMKTRIGKRITKELEEVAKWPEGKEKEIALSFWQKQKEELDFSIITTFHSFCYKLLQNFAFNAQLPPTFTLLDQRGSKLLKNRVFNDLLEKESNFKKWKPLFSYYNKDAIKKWVIAFYEQIGENPQYDVEGFCEKITSPNFLDFQWQMLIEFKRNLLTDFYQRAEDCIKDFPPINSVTGTLKKYFWNLKNHIEKVDPNKLHPDECYQLLLEVMPSRKNQNWLNSAPDFYEFYEGVFKDLKGSWKEYGKYELKEENKKEIIEIIELFTDLLSSFAKEYNLRKEEGGILDFSDLQKRAIALLGEEEEVRKWCRKNYKHIMIDEFQDTNLLQLKMLEYIDPQYRFIVGDGKQSIYRFRGADVTIMNSLQESWQGNEHTDIIQMGRNYRNCDGIIGFVNELFKTLLVKDKSSNYSKYYIEYQPLISNRVEEFEKLPNKKVELLILNQENGEDTEYDLLAQKILELVNTGPELVKEDKIWRKPNWRDIAILIQGRTQLSLLQRKLRERNIPYYVHGGIGFFNKSEVQEYLNILRFINRPWEELYILALLRGPLFRMRMEDFFYLKNHIPKDQSLATYILTGVFSKDEKLNKDIKEKLTAFYQMFTKYVPFYLQADVKEALLEIFEYSGLKRVLLLQPNSLQSIKNVEKLIDIMVEQKTYSLEQLLENVDILASLSDKEGEAEGEIPEGNMVTIMTVHGSKGLEFPVVFLPGLNQKGQSDSTRIKYDEEHLLVLKYRDKDEEENYTPCFKVVSKKETLADIEESKRLFYVALTRARDYLVMTSHIKKDITEDIKDIVQEGTKNSWYNMLLEGLKKNENLKDYIRIKNFTGVPKTDGETLEKESFYMKLDIQDWEIPLTFSVSEVMMFINDPVKYYDYYIVKIDPTFFDEGIEKYNSENEFLAGMKFGTLVHRVCELYDQGYSEEEAVELVLEGIDEPWVDKGELEREILKLLEKYKEIGNIEIGEHVASEWSFTTELAGAYIVGEIDKIYLKNGKYHLLDLKTNVINNLEEQIERYLPQIYLYKMAFEREFGGIVENVSLLFLREGIKGLKTIATDVNYGQKIEEAIKKMIALKKSGAGRDEWRV, encoded by the coding sequence ATGGAGTTTAATCCTGAACAAAAACAGGCTATAGAAAGCAAAAAAAGGCAAATTTTGATTTCAGCAGGAGCTGGTTCTGGTAAAACCAGGGTATTAACAGAGAGGTTTTTTTACCTTTGTAATAAAAAGTTAGAAGAAAAGCTATCAGGGAAGGAAGAGCCTATTGGAGCAGAGGTAAAGGAAATTGTGGCAATTACCTTTACAGAAAAAGCAGCAAGGGAGATGAAAACGAGAATAGGTAAAAGGATTACCAAAGAGTTGGAAGAAGTGGCAAAATGGCCGGAAGGTAAGGAAAAGGAAATAGCTTTAAGTTTTTGGCAAAAACAAAAGGAAGAATTGGATTTTAGTATAATTACAACCTTCCATAGTTTTTGTTATAAACTCCTACAGAACTTTGCCTTTAATGCCCAGCTGCCTCCAACATTTACTCTATTAGATCAAAGGGGAAGTAAATTGCTGAAAAATAGGGTGTTTAACGATTTGCTGGAGAAGGAAAGTAATTTCAAAAAGTGGAAACCGTTGTTTTCCTATTATAATAAAGATGCAATTAAAAAATGGGTAATTGCATTTTATGAGCAAATTGGTGAAAATCCCCAATATGATGTAGAAGGATTTTGTGAAAAAATAACTTCCCCAAATTTCTTAGATTTTCAATGGCAAATGTTAATAGAATTTAAAAGAAATTTATTAACGGACTTTTATCAAAGGGCTGAGGATTGTATAAAGGATTTTCCACCGATTAATTCTGTTACTGGAACACTTAAAAAATATTTTTGGAATTTAAAAAACCATATTGAAAAAGTAGATCCAAATAAATTACATCCCGATGAATGCTATCAATTATTATTAGAAGTAATGCCTTCTAGAAAAAATCAGAATTGGCTAAATTCAGCTCCAGACTTTTATGAATTTTATGAAGGAGTTTTCAAGGATCTAAAAGGATCATGGAAGGAATATGGGAAATATGAGCTAAAAGAGGAAAATAAGAAGGAAATAATAGAAATAATAGAACTTTTTACAGATTTACTTTCTTCCTTTGCTAAAGAATATAATTTGCGAAAAGAAGAAGGTGGAATTTTAGATTTTTCAGATTTACAAAAAAGGGCTATTGCTCTATTAGGGGAAGAGGAAGAGGTCAGAAAATGGTGTAGGAAAAATTACAAACATATAATGATTGATGAATTTCAAGACACAAATCTTTTACAGCTGAAAATGTTGGAATACATCGATCCCCAATACCGATTTATAGTAGGGGATGGAAAACAATCGATTTACCGTTTTAGAGGTGCCGATGTCACTATAATGAACTCCCTACAAGAGAGTTGGCAAGGTAATGAACATACAGATATAATCCAAATGGGGCGTAATTATCGGAACTGTGATGGAATTATTGGCTTTGTCAATGAATTATTTAAAACTTTATTAGTTAAAGATAAATCCTCTAATTACTCAAAATACTATATAGAATATCAGCCCCTAATCAGTAATAGGGTAGAGGAATTTGAAAAACTGCCAAATAAAAAAGTTGAATTATTGATCCTTAACCAGGAAAATGGAGAAGATACAGAATATGATTTACTAGCCCAGAAAATTTTGGAGTTGGTTAATACAGGACCAGAGTTAGTTAAAGAAGATAAGATTTGGCGGAAACCTAATTGGCGGGATATCGCAATATTAATTCAAGGAAGGACCCAGTTGTCTTTACTTCAAAGGAAACTTAGAGAAAGGAATATCCCATACTACGTCCACGGAGGTATAGGTTTTTTTAACAAAAGTGAAGTACAAGAATATCTCAACATCTTGAGATTTATCAATAGACCTTGGGAAGAACTCTATATTTTAGCTTTACTTAGAGGCCCTTTATTTAGGATGAGGATGGAGGACTTTTTCTACCTTAAAAATCATATTCCAAAGGATCAAAGCCTTGCTACTTATATACTAACTGGGGTATTTAGCAAAGATGAAAAACTAAACAAGGATATAAAAGAAAAGTTGACGGCTTTTTATCAGATGTTTACTAAATATGTGCCCTTTTATTTACAGGCAGATGTAAAGGAAGCTTTATTAGAAATTTTTGAGTACAGTGGTTTAAAGAGGGTTTTACTACTCCAACCTAATTCTTTACAGTCAATAAAAAATGTAGAGAAATTGATAGATATAATGGTAGAACAAAAAACTTATTCATTAGAACAACTTTTGGAAAATGTGGATATATTAGCTAGTCTAAGTGATAAAGAAGGGGAAGCAGAAGGGGAGATTCCTGAAGGTAATATGGTAACAATTATGACAGTCCATGGTTCAAAGGGTTTAGAGTTTCCAGTAGTATTTCTACCTGGCCTTAATCAAAAAGGACAAAGTGATAGCACAAGGATAAAATACGATGAAGAGCATTTACTTGTTTTAAAATATAGGGATAAAGATGAAGAGGAAAATTATACCCCTTGTTTTAAAGTTGTCAGTAAAAAGGAAACATTAGCTGATATAGAGGAATCTAAAAGGTTATTTTATGTTGCACTTACCAGGGCAAGGGATTATTTAGTAATGACATCCCATATTAAAAAGGATATTACCGAAGATATAAAGGATATAGTTCAAGAAGGGACTAAAAACTCTTGGTACAACATGTTATTAGAAGGACTTAAGAAAAACGAAAACCTAAAGGACTATATTCGGATTAAAAATTTTACAGGAGTTCCTAAAACTGATGGGGAAACTTTAGAAAAAGAATCATTTTACATGAAGTTGGATATACAAGATTGGGAAATTCCCCTTACCTTTTCCGTTTCAGAAGTTATGATGTTTATCAACGATCCCGTTAAATATTATGATTACTATATTGTTAAAATAGATCCGACTTTTTTTGATGAAGGTATAGAAAAATATAATAGTGAAAATGAATTTTTAGCTGGGATGAAATTTGGTACTTTAGTTCACAGGGTTTGTGAGTTATACGACCAAGGGTATAGTGAAGAAGAAGCGGTAGAATTAGTATTAGAAGGAATTGATGAGCCCTGGGTAGACAAAGGGGAATTGGAAAGGGAAATTCTAAAGCTATTAGAAAAATATAAAGAAATCGGAAATATAGAGATAGGGGAACATGTGGCCAGTGAATGGAGTTTTACAACCGAACTAGCTGGAGCTTATATAGTAGGGGAAATAGATAAAATTTATTTAAAGAATGGGAAATACCATCTCTTAGATTTAAAAACAAATGTAATTAATAATCTAGAAGAACAAATAGAAAGATATTTACCCCAAATTTATCTTTACAAAATGGCCTTTGAAAGGGAATTTGGTGGAATTGTAGAAAATGTATCCTTATTATTTTTAAGAGAAGGAATAAAGGGGTTAAAAACTATCGCTACAGATGTTAACTATGGACAAAAAATCGAAGAAGCTATTAAAAAGATGATTGCCCTAAAAAAATCAGGGGCTGGAAGGGATGAATGGAGGGTTTAA
- a CDS encoding ROK family protein — protein MLYGGIEAGGTKFICAVADENKKILDKIQLPTLEPEITLSKVIEYFRKFKLKSLGIGCFGPIDINPASKTFGFITNTPKLPWRNYPIVNKLKATLNLPIGFNTDVNAAALAEACLGGAKGLDSCLYITVGTGIGAGAIVHGKILQGLCHPEMGHILIRRHEMDNYKGKCPYHQDCLEGLASGPAIEERWGEKGVNLGSNEGVWELESFYLAQAIVQYILILSPKKIILGGGVMRQKQIYPLIRMNVLKILNNYLSVPEIIEQIDQYIIPPGLGENSGIIGAILLGELAYKNKSF, from the coding sequence GTGTTATATGGAGGAATAGAAGCTGGTGGGACAAAATTTATTTGCGCAGTAGCAGATGAAAATAAAAAAATCTTGGATAAAATTCAATTACCAACACTAGAACCTGAGATTACACTAAGTAAAGTAATAGAATATTTTAGGAAATTTAAGCTCAAATCTTTAGGTATAGGTTGTTTTGGTCCGATTGATATTAATCCAGCAAGTAAAACTTTTGGGTTTATTACTAATACTCCTAAACTTCCTTGGAGAAATTATCCAATAGTAAATAAATTAAAGGCTACATTAAATTTACCTATCGGATTTAATACAGATGTAAATGCCGCTGCATTAGCTGAAGCATGTTTAGGTGGGGCAAAGGGTTTGGATAGCTGTTTATATATCACTGTAGGAACGGGAATAGGTGCAGGAGCGATTGTCCATGGTAAAATACTGCAAGGATTATGCCATCCTGAAATGGGGCATATCCTTATCAGAAGACATGAAATGGATAATTATAAAGGAAAATGTCCTTATCATCAAGATTGCTTAGAAGGATTAGCTTCTGGACCTGCAATAGAAGAGAGATGGGGAGAAAAAGGGGTAAACTTAGGAAGTAATGAAGGAGTTTGGGAATTAGAAAGTTTTTATTTAGCTCAAGCAATAGTACAATATATTTTAATCCTTTCACCAAAGAAAATTATTTTAGGTGGAGGAGTAATGAGACAAAAGCAAATTTATCCTTTAATTCGTATGAATGTTTTAAAAATCCTTAACAACTATTTGTCTGTACCAGAAATTATAGAACAAATAGATCAATATATTATTCCACCGGGTTTAGGAGAAAACTCAGGGATTATTGGAGCAATATTATTAGGGGAGTTAGCATATAAGAATAAAAGTTTTTAG
- a CDS encoding DUF1861 family protein, which yields MFWNSKAESVDELLNKYHIKNTTYKSERLIFEVKDDRDIYNITAPFDNEGESIIAGRVEKRDSENSEVMFFINRGNKWTPKEGSPVFNLQDPFITKIKNQLIFGGVEVYPTENDSLGYRTVFYRGANINSLEKFTVGPDMMKDIRLLELKDGRILVFTRPQGEIGGRGTIGYIIINSLEELTPQKILEARLFKNQFIKEEWGGANELINLNNGLVGVLGHIAKFDNEGNRHYYSMTFAFNPINGEITKMKIIATRSDFADGEYKRPDLKDVIFSGGILRKDNGKAELYCGVSDAEAHKVMIEDPFLEYEKIKI from the coding sequence GTGTTTTGGAATAGTAAAGCAGAATCTGTAGATGAATTATTAAATAAATACCATATAAAAAATACTACATATAAAAGTGAAAGGTTAATATTTGAAGTTAAAGATGATAGAGATATTTATAATATTACGGCACCTTTTGATAATGAAGGTGAATCAATCATAGCTGGAAGGGTAGAAAAAAGAGATAGTGAAAATTCCGAAGTAATGTTCTTTATAAATCGTGGAAATAAATGGACCCCAAAAGAGGGTAGCCCAGTATTCAATTTACAAGATCCTTTTATCACTAAGATCAAGAATCAATTAATATTTGGAGGAGTTGAAGTTTACCCAACCGAAAACGATAGTTTAGGTTATAGAACTGTTTTTTATAGAGGTGCAAATATTAATAGTTTAGAAAAATTTACAGTAGGACCTGATATGATGAAAGATATAAGGCTTTTGGAATTAAAAGATGGTCGGATTTTAGTATTTACAAGACCTCAAGGGGAAATTGGTGGTAGAGGAACTATAGGTTATATAATTATTAATTCTTTAGAAGAACTAACTCCTCAAAAAATATTAGAAGCTAGGTTGTTTAAAAATCAATTTATAAAAGAGGAATGGGGAGGAGCAAATGAACTTATTAATTTAAATAATGGTTTAGTAGGAGTATTGGGACATATTGCGAAATTTGATAATGAGGGTAATAGACATTATTATTCCATGACTTTTGCCTTTAATCCTATAAATGGTGAAATTACCAAAATGAAAATTATCGCTACAAGGAGCGATTTTGCTGATGGTGAATATAAAAGACCGGATTTAAAAGATGTTATATTTAGTGGAGGTATCTTAAGAAAGGACAATGGAAAAGCTGAGTTATACTGTGGTGTTAGTGATGCAGAGGCACATAAAGTAATGATTGAAGATCCTTTTTTAGAGTATGAAAAAATTAAAATTTAA
- a CDS encoding glycoside hydrolase family 130 protein: MKTNRYKGNPIITPKDIKPHREDFEVIGVFNPGVAIYNDEVILLLRVAERPICKNKEEFKAPVFNFPKGEIEILTLNINDESYDFTDSRVIKDNIKKDGSFKYLTSISYILKATSKDGKNFRIDEKPFIYPSNQYDVFGVEDPRITKIEDYYYIYFSVVSSKGVGVRLVKTKDFNVKEDCGIIFAPENKDVVIFPERINGKYYALHRPVPKCAGNPEIWIAESDNLIYWGNHKLLLELRENMWDNGRIGGGLVPIKTEKGWLELYHGASKNNRYCMGAVLLDLENPSKVLARSEKPILEPQEDYEINGFFNNVVFGCGAIVEGDLIKMYYGVADTSVAYVELSIKDILNSLR; this comes from the coding sequence ATGAAAACTAATCGATATAAGGGAAATCCTATTATTACTCCAAAAGATATAAAACCACATAGGGAAGATTTTGAGGTGATTGGAGTATTTAATCCAGGGGTAGCTATATATAATGATGAAGTTATATTATTACTAAGAGTAGCAGAAAGACCGATATGTAAAAATAAAGAAGAGTTTAAAGCACCTGTTTTTAATTTTCCAAAAGGTGAAATAGAAATTTTAACTTTAAATATAAATGATGAGAGTTATGATTTTACTGATTCTAGAGTAATAAAGGATAATATAAAAAAAGATGGAAGTTTTAAATATTTAACCTCGATATCTTACATACTAAAAGCTACCAGTAAAGATGGTAAAAATTTTAGAATAGATGAAAAACCATTTATTTATCCTTCCAATCAATACGATGTATTTGGTGTAGAAGATCCTAGAATAACCAAAATTGAAGATTATTATTATATCTATTTTAGTGTTGTATCTTCAAAAGGTGTAGGGGTTAGATTAGTAAAAACTAAGGATTTTAATGTTAAAGAAGACTGTGGTATTATTTTTGCACCTGAGAATAAAGATGTGGTAATTTTTCCTGAAAGAATTAATGGGAAGTATTATGCTCTTCATAGACCAGTTCCTAAATGTGCAGGTAATCCTGAGATATGGATAGCTGAATCAGATAATCTGATATATTGGGGAAATCATAAATTATTATTAGAGTTAAGAGAAAATATGTGGGATAATGGAAGAATAGGTGGGGGACTTGTACCAATTAAAACTGAGAAAGGATGGTTGGAACTTTATCACGGTGCATCAAAAAATAATAGATATTGCATGGGCGCAGTTTTGCTAGATTTAGAGAATCCTTCTAAAGTATTAGCAAGGTCTGAAAAACCTATTTTAGAGCCACAAGAAGATTATGAAATTAATGGTTTTTTTAATAACGTGGTTTTTGGTTGCGGTGCGATTGTAGAAGGTGATTTAATAAAAATGTATTATGGAGTTGCAGATACTTCTGTAGCTTATGTTGAACTAAGCATAAAAGATATATTAAATTCTTTAAGATGA
- a CDS encoding alpha-glucosidase, whose product MDKWWEKAIIYEIYMPSYYDSNGDGIGDFKGLTEKLDYLKELGINALWITPFYKSPKVDNGYDIEDFYSIDSDYGTLEDFKIFVDEVHKRGIKLIIDMILNHTSNKHPWFIESKVSLENSKRDWYIWKNGFNNLPPNNWESFFGGSAWEYDSKTKQYYYHAFSKEQVDLNWSNPKVKDAMFDVIKFWLDLGVDGLRLDVINFLKVNNEFKNNPIDKDGKQIHQYDKDQEGILNIIEEINNLTKKYGDIFLLGEVGSEDLGTLMSYVGENLLDAVFNFNLGSILEFDPERIYEELKKMYCNYNNKIFTLFFGNHDISRFISRFSNGYYDEEKAKLVATLILTAKGIPFIYYGEEIGMRDYYPQSVNDIRDIQAKIKYYDTLREGKSEQDALKIANKVNRDKARTPMQWNNNLNCGFSSGKPWIKITEKYRHINVEEQRRDEKSIFNYYKKIISLRNGNLVFQIGECTDLILINDIISFQRNLNNEKYLILLNFSDKLSNYFFPELKKAEFVLSSIRDKIVLDEKIELLPFEAVIVKLPY is encoded by the coding sequence ATGGATAAATGGTGGGAAAAAGCTATTATTTATGAAATTTACATGCCTAGCTATTATGATAGTAACGGAGATGGGATAGGTGATTTTAAAGGATTAACTGAGAAATTAGATTATTTAAAAGAATTAGGTATAAATGCCTTATGGATTACGCCGTTTTATAAGTCGCCAAAGGTTGATAACGGATATGACATTGAAGACTTCTATAGTATAGATTCTGATTATGGCACGCTAGAAGACTTTAAAATATTTGTAGATGAAGTTCACAAGAGAGGTATTAAATTAATTATTGATATGATTTTAAACCATACTTCTAATAAACATCCTTGGTTTATTGAATCTAAAGTTTCGTTAGAAAACTCAAAAAGAGATTGGTATATATGGAAAAATGGATTCAACAATTTGCCACCCAATAACTGGGAATCTTTCTTTGGTGGAAGTGCGTGGGAATATGATTCAAAAACTAAACAATATTATTATCATGCTTTTTCAAAAGAACAGGTAGATTTAAACTGGAGTAATCCTAAAGTAAAAGATGCAATGTTTGATGTTATAAAGTTTTGGTTGGATTTAGGAGTCGATGGATTAAGACTCGATGTTATTAACTTTTTAAAAGTTAATAACGAATTTAAAAATAATCCAATAGATAAAGATGGTAAGCAGATACATCAATACGATAAAGATCAAGAAGGAATTTTAAATATTATAGAGGAAATCAATAATCTGACAAAAAAATATGGAGATATATTTTTGTTAGGTGAAGTAGGTAGTGAAGATTTAGGTACTTTAATGTCATATGTAGGAGAAAATTTATTAGATGCAGTTTTTAATTTTAATTTAGGTAGTATATTGGAATTTGATCCTGAAAGGATATATGAAGAACTGAAAAAAATGTATTGTAATTATAATAACAAAATCTTTACTTTATTTTTCGGGAACCATGATATATCTAGATTTATTTCTAGGTTTTCTAATGGGTACTATGATGAAGAAAAAGCTAAACTTGTTGCTACATTAATTTTAACGGCAAAGGGAATTCCTTTTATTTACTATGGTGAAGAGATTGGAATGCGGGATTATTATCCACAAAGTGTTAATGATATAAGGGATATACAAGCGAAGATTAAATACTATGATACTTTAAGAGAAGGAAAAAGTGAACAGGATGCTTTAAAGATTGCTAATAAAGTTAATAGAGATAAAGCAAGAACGCCTATGCAGTGGAACAATAATTTAAATTGTGGTTTTTCAAGTGGTAAACCATGGATAAAGATCACTGAGAAATATAGACATATAAACGTTGAAGAACAAAGAAGAGATGAGAAATCAATTTTTAATTATTATAAAAAAATAATTAGTTTAAGGAATGGTAACCTAGTTTTTCAAATAGGAGAATGTACTGATTTAATACTTATTAACGATATTATTAGTTTCCAGAGAAACTTAAATAATGAAAAGTATTTAATATTACTGAACTTTTCTGATAAGCTTAGTAACTATTTTTTTCCTGAATTAAAGAAAGCAGAATTTGTTTTATCTAGTATTAGAGACAAGATTGTGTTAGATGAAAAAATTGAACTCCTTCCTTTTGAAGCTGTAATAGTAAAATTGCCATATTAA
- a CDS encoding LacI family DNA-binding transcriptional regulator, with product MKITKKKVTMKDIAEKLNISINAVSLALNDKHGVSEETKKLIFETANQMGYFEDKLLNKGFKNICVLIEEKNFYDTTFYTKVILGIETESKKNNFDMLIRFMNLENFQIPTCIESRKVSGILIVGNIRDEHLRMLLKYNIPIVLVDHATLELNLNAILTQNMIGSYLATRHLIKNGHSQIGFVGEIDFSLSFKQRWLGFEQAMKDYGLKVDIDYCITEKVEQFVLAKKYNEFASVISQLSKLPTAWICSNDNTAITLYNALKILGKKVPEDISIIGFDDIESCKIITPNLTTVYVDKELMGKKAVKKLLQIMGKPKQSTEHIYMEVKLIERDSVKCLIK from the coding sequence TTGAAAATAACAAAAAAGAAAGTAACTATGAAAGATATAGCTGAAAAATTAAACATATCAATAAATGCTGTTTCTTTAGCATTAAACGATAAACATGGAGTCAGTGAAGAGACTAAAAAGCTAATATTCGAAACAGCTAATCAAATGGGTTATTTTGAGGACAAATTGTTAAATAAAGGGTTTAAAAATATATGTGTTTTAATTGAAGAAAAAAATTTTTATGATACTACTTTTTATACTAAAGTTATCTTAGGTATTGAAACTGAAAGTAAAAAAAATAACTTTGATATGCTTATCAGATTCATGAATTTAGAAAATTTTCAAATACCTACTTGTATTGAATCTAGAAAAGTTTCTGGGATACTAATAGTTGGTAATATTCGAGATGAACATCTAAGAATGTTATTAAAATATAATATTCCTATAGTTTTAGTTGATCATGCTACTTTAGAATTAAATCTAAATGCAATTTTAACGCAAAATATGATAGGTTCGTATTTAGCAACAAGACACCTAATCAAAAATGGACATTCACAAATAGGTTTTGTTGGAGAAATTGATTTTTCCTTGAGCTTTAAGCAAAGATGGTTAGGTTTCGAACAAGCAATGAAAGATTATGGATTAAAAGTAGATATAGATTATTGTATTACGGAAAAAGTTGAGCAATTTGTTTTGGCAAAAAAATATAATGAGTTTGCATCGGTTATCTCCCAACTAAGTAAACTACCAACTGCCTGGATTTGTTCTAATGATAATACTGCTATAACTTTATATAATGCTTTAAAAATTTTAGGGAAAAAGGTACCAGAAGATATTTCAATAATTGGTTTCGATGATATAGAGTCTTGTAAGATTATTACTCCTAATTTAACAACTGTGTATGTAGATAAAGAACTTATGGGTAAAAAAGCTGTAAAAAAATTACTGCAGATTATGGGAAAACCTAAACAATCAACAGAACACATTTATATGGAAGTAAAGTTAATTGAGCGAGATTCTGTAAAATGCCTAATAAAATGA
- a CDS encoding ABC transporter substrate-binding protein, giving the protein MKKFFKKGSSVLLITIFIVMLFVGCSSEKESVNSNHLQLATDWPFPFHGNPFGAGGVGGAWWFMYEPFAYYLPMTGEYIPRLAENWEIDGNDVKVYLRKDVKFSDGELFTAEDVINTVNFIQALWGWPYDIKEVKAIDSNTVIFTLTSTNFVHTLLTDGAIASLAPLHVYSDFAEQAEEVAKIGKEIFYRQIEGQEVSEEMRNQYNKKADELAQKVRGFSVFNTFGRVPVVGSFEPVNISQVEMKLERNKYHWLNSKQKIDDIIFKRWSSNEYVWASLISNEIDAAHPNMPKDVVEQLNNLNSRLKVISVSDLSDISLIFNFKKQMFNDLALRKSIAYILNRDTIRDVSSWQANSYENYYAYGLLKSMSNEWIDEANLNKFTKYSQNKTLAEQILEEAGYKKDNGIWHQSNGNPVEFTISVYGPHNDWVLAAREIVQQLKSFGFKVDMKLIPEGMRDNVMRTGDYDVAIEFGTAWWGYPHPLTGYRRLYEGDIALITGFPSTEKYLTPWGELAPKDLIEELNNNLYDEIKAKEIIEKLAYITNEYLPIIPIKEKVLPIYFNNGFRVQGWPDEKDPIWSLAPGGIERVYNLLIGEGILYPIE; this is encoded by the coding sequence ATGAAAAAATTTTTTAAAAAAGGGAGTTCTGTACTACTTATCACAATTTTCATTGTTATGTTGTTTGTAGGCTGTTCTTCAGAAAAAGAATCTGTTAATTCAAATCATTTACAACTAGCTACAGATTGGCCCTTTCCTTTTCATGGAAACCCATTTGGAGCTGGGGGAGTCGGTGGTGCTTGGTGGTTTATGTATGAGCCATTTGCTTATTATCTTCCTATGACCGGTGAATATATTCCACGTTTAGCTGAGAATTGGGAAATTGATGGAAATGATGTTAAAGTATATTTGAGAAAAGATGTTAAATTTAGTGATGGAGAATTATTTACAGCAGAAGATGTAATTAATACAGTTAATTTTATTCAGGCACTATGGGGGTGGCCATACGATATAAAAGAAGTAAAAGCTATTGATTCAAATACGGTAATTTTTACATTAACCTCCACTAATTTTGTTCACACATTATTAACAGATGGGGCTATTGCTAGTTTAGCACCATTGCATGTGTATTCTGATTTTGCTGAACAGGCAGAAGAAGTTGCAAAGATTGGAAAAGAAATATTTTACAGGCAAATTGAAGGTCAAGAAGTCTCAGAAGAAATGAGAAATCAATATAATAAGAAAGCTGATGAACTAGCACAAAAAGTAAGGGGATTTTCCGTATTTAATACTTTTGGCAGAGTGCCTGTAGTAGGAAGTTTTGAGCCCGTTAATATTAGTCAGGTTGAAATGAAATTAGAAAGGAATAAATATCATTGGCTTAATTCAAAGCAAAAGATTGATGATATTATATTTAAGAGATGGTCTTCTAATGAATATGTATGGGCTTCACTAATTTCTAATGAAATTGATGCTGCCCATCCTAATATGCCAAAGGATGTGGTTGAGCAGCTTAATAATCTAAACAGTAGATTAAAAGTAATATCAGTGTCAGACTTATCGGATATATCGTTAATATTTAATTTCAAGAAACAAATGTTTAATGATTTAGCACTTAGAAAATCTATTGCATATATATTAAATAGAGATACTATTAGAGATGTATCTTCTTGGCAGGCTAATAGTTATGAAAATTATTATGCTTATGGTTTATTAAAAAGTATGTCAAATGAATGGATTGATGAAGCTAACTTAAATAAATTTACTAAATATAGTCAAAATAAAACGCTTGCTGAACAGATTTTAGAAGAAGCAGGATATAAAAAAGACAATGGAATTTGGCATCAATCTAATGGAAATCCAGTAGAATTTACAATTTCTGTATATGGACCCCACAATGACTGGGTATTAGCAGCTAGAGAGATTGTACAACAGCTCAAATCTTTTGGTTTTAAAGTGGATATGAAATTAATTCCAGAAGGTATGAGAGATAATGTAATGAGAACTGGTGACTATGATGTTGCTATTGAGTTTGGAACAGCTTGGTGGGGATATCCTCATCCATTAACTGGGTATAGAAGACTATATGAAGGAGATATTGCTTTAATAACTGGATTTCCTTCTACAGAAAAATACTTAACACCATGGGGTGAATTAGCTCCTAAAGATTTAATTGAAGAGTTAAATAATAATTTATATGATGAAATAAAGGCTAAAGAAATAATTGAAAAATTGGCATATATAACCAATGAGTATTTACCTATTATACCAATAAAAGAAAAAGTATTACCAATTTATTTTAATAATGGTTTTAGGGTACAAGGGTGGCCTGATGAAAAAGATCCTATATGGTCTTTAGCTCCTGGTGGAATTGAAAGAGTATATAATTTGTTGATTGGAGAAGGAATTTTGTATCCGATTGAATAA